Proteins from a genomic interval of Clostridium cochlearium:
- a CDS encoding type II CAAX prenyl endopeptidase Rce1 family protein — translation MFVCKPIYIFTLTIKQIQCIAEEIVFRFFIMNVFITISDKHINKKHTAIISMFLGVVPHSLCHFSELWIISPVNAITMLMLTSLFFGLPMAYLQYKRDLETAISLELYKGQTSDGWNILDFLIGN, via the coding sequence ATATTTGTTTGTAAACCAATATATATATTTACGTTAACAATTAAACAAATACAATGTATTGCAGAAGAAATAGTATTTAGATTTTTTATAATGAATGTATTTATTACTATTTCAGATAAGCATATTAATAAAAAACATACTGCAATTATAAGTATGTTTTTAGGAGTTGTACCTCATAGCTTGTGTCACTTTTCTGAATTATGGATAATAAGTCCAGTAAATGCTATTACAATGCTTATGTTAACTAGCTTATTTTTTGGATTACCTATGGCTTATTTACAATATAAAAGAGATTTGGAAACAGCTATATCATTAGAGTTATATAAAGGCCAGACTTCTGATGGATGGAATATTTTAGACTTCTTAATAGGCAACTAA
- a CDS encoding DUF1284 domain-containing protein, producing MINLRPHHILCFQNYVGKGYSKDFVDNMNIIDKKLKENKSIKIKLTPYADDVCKKCPHKIQNVGCASNNNVLCMDKKVMDYLNLDFKVYSYEYLLDRLKKNITRDAFNDICGNCEWHKYGLCNEI from the coding sequence ATGATAAATTTAAGACCACATCATATTTTATGTTTTCAAAACTATGTAGGAAAAGGATATAGTAAAGACTTTGTAGACAATATGAACATTATAGACAAAAAGTTAAAAGAAAATAAGTCCATAAAAATTAAACTAACACCTTATGCCGATGATGTTTGTAAAAAATGTCCTCATAAAATTCAAAATGTTGGATGTGCTTCAAATAATAACGTATTGTGTATGGATAAAAAAGTTATGGATTATCTTAATTTAGATTTTAAAGTATATAGCTATGAATATTTATTAGACAGGCTAAAGAAAAATATAACTAGGGATGCTTTTAATGATATATGTGGAAACTGTGAATGGCATAAATATGGATTATGTAATGAAATTTAA
- a CDS encoding ABC transporter ATP-binding protein, whose amino-acid sequence MILQVKNGYFSYENNVPILKNINFSLHKGEVMTILGPNGVGKTTLLKCITGIFKWEKGFTLIDGNLIDVSKGVKEIGYVPQAHKIDFEYTVEEMILMGRARYVGIFSTPSKQDKIITKSVMKDLGIYDLKDRKCSKLSGGQLQLVFVARALVSEPKILVLDEPESHLDFKNQLIILDIIKKLTKTQNLACIFNTHYPEHALKISDKTMIISSKKYIFGDTDNIITEKNIKNFFDVNAKIISFNDKEANFKAIIPLSLI is encoded by the coding sequence ATGATTTTACAAGTTAAAAATGGATATTTTTCTTATGAAAACAATGTTCCTATTTTAAAAAATATAAATTTTTCATTACATAAAGGTGAAGTAATGACAATATTAGGTCCAAATGGAGTTGGAAAAACAACATTACTTAAATGTATAACAGGCATATTTAAATGGGAAAAGGGTTTTACTTTAATTGATGGGAATTTAATAGATGTATCTAAAGGAGTAAAGGAGATAGGATATGTTCCTCAAGCTCATAAAATAGATTTTGAATATACAGTAGAAGAAATGATTTTAATGGGAAGAGCACGATATGTAGGCATATTTTCTACCCCTTCAAAACAAGATAAAATTATAACTAAAAGTGTTATGAAAGATTTAGGAATTTATGATTTAAAAGATAGGAAATGTTCAAAATTAAGTGGTGGTCAACTTCAGTTGGTGTTTGTTGCTAGAGCATTAGTTTCAGAACCTAAGATTCTGGTTCTAGATGAACCAGAATCTCATTTAGACTTTAAAAATCAACTTATAATTTTAGATATTATAAAAAAATTGACTAAAACTCAAAATTTAGCATGTATTTTTAATACTCATTATCCAGAACATGCATTAAAAATATCAGACAAGACAATGATAATTTCTTCAAAAAAATATATATTTGGAGATACTGATAATATTATTACAGAAAAAAACATAAAAAATTTCTTTGACGTAAATGCAAAAATAATATCATTTAATGATAAAGAGGCCAACTTTAAGGCAATTATCCCTTTAAGCCTTATATAG
- a CDS encoding FecCD family ABC transporter permease translates to MRWKQSNNKIKYYLLVFFLIVTFFTSLFSGRFFISPLNVAKVFVENIFKINMNISSVEKSIVDIRLPRTILTMLVGAGLSISGATFQGIFKNPLVSPDILGVNAGAAFGAILAILFWGVNIKINFCAILFGIISVFITYILSKNKAVDQILSLVLSGIIVSSVFSSLISFIKYTADPYDKLPTITYWLMGSFSKCSYEDLKLIFIPMISSISILIFMRWRINILSLGDEEAYSLGTNPKKIRLVIIALVTIITASSVTISGIIGWVGLVIPHISRTIFGVEHSKLLPVSCIVGAIFLTIVDILARTITPAEIPIGILTALIGAPFFGWLLKKKNKGEEI, encoded by the coding sequence ATGAGATGGAAACAGAGTAATAATAAGATAAAGTATTACTTACTTGTATTTTTTCTAATAGTTACTTTTTTTACTTCATTATTTTCAGGAAGATTTTTTATTTCGCCGTTAAATGTAGCAAAGGTATTTGTTGAAAATATATTTAAAATAAATATGAATATAAGCTCTGTAGAAAAATCTATAGTAGATATACGACTTCCTAGAACTATTTTAACTATGTTAGTTGGAGCAGGATTATCAATTTCAGGGGCTACTTTTCAAGGTATATTTAAGAATCCACTTGTAAGTCCTGATATTTTAGGAGTAAATGCTGGAGCTGCTTTTGGTGCGATATTAGCTATACTTTTTTGGGGAGTAAATATAAAAATTAATTTTTGTGCTATTTTATTTGGAATTATAAGTGTATTTATAACTTATATATTATCCAAAAATAAGGCAGTTGATCAAATATTATCCCTAGTATTATCAGGTATAATAGTTTCTTCAGTATTTTCTTCATTAATATCTTTTATAAAGTATACAGCAGATCCTTATGATAAATTACCTACAATTACATATTGGCTTATGGGAAGTTTTTCAAAATGTTCTTATGAGGATTTAAAACTTATTTTTATTCCAATGATTAGTTCCATTAGTATTTTAATATTTATGAGATGGAGAATAAATATATTATCACTTGGAGACGAAGAAGCATATTCTTTAGGGACAAATCCTAAAAAAATAAGATTAGTTATTATAGCATTAGTAACTATAATAACTGCTTCTTCAGTTACTATATCTGGTATAATTGGTTGGGTAGGCTTAGTCATACCTCATATAAGTAGAACGATTTTTGGAGTTGAACATAGTAAACTATTACCTGTATCCTGCATTGTAGGAGCTATATTTTTAACAATAGTAGATATTTTAGCAAGAACTATTACTCCAGCTGAAATTCCTATTGGCATATTAACAGCTCTTATAGGTGCACCATTTTTTGGTTGGTTACTAAAAAAGAAAAACAAGGGTGAAGAAATATGA
- a CDS encoding ABC transporter substrate-binding protein produces MKSNKIKIVLFMLILTLGLTACVSKQSTKKDEVKTKIVTDTIGREVTISDEVNKIAVVPIPWSSMVYAIDGTGDKIVGMNPSAKKAYKKSMLKVLSPEMEKVNTEFIDNNFTVNIEEALKIKPDLFIQWDNQEKNIKQLTEAGIPTIALKYGTQKDLENGIKLIGQVLKKEDRANKLIEYHNENLKYFESKQELFKNKKKPKVLYLRDEQLKVAGNKSYNNFMIDKTGGINVAKDVPGQWVNVNMEQIIKWNPEIIYVSNFSDIQPDDLINNKIKGQDWSQIDAVKNKKVYKTPIGMYRWDAPCAESHLMFKWMGNIQQPDIFNDYKIENEIRKFYKDFLNYDLSKEEMKNILNKK; encoded by the coding sequence ATGAAATCAAATAAAATAAAAATTGTTTTATTTATGTTAATTTTAACATTAGGTCTAACTGCGTGTGTATCAAAACAATCTACTAAAAAAGATGAGGTTAAAACAAAAATTGTAACTGATACCATAGGTAGAGAAGTTACTATATCTGATGAAGTAAATAAAATTGCAGTAGTTCCTATACCATGGTCATCTATGGTCTATGCTATAGATGGTACAGGTGATAAAATAGTTGGAATGAATCCATCAGCGAAGAAAGCTTATAAAAAAAGTATGTTAAAAGTATTATCACCTGAAATGGAAAAAGTAAATACTGAATTTATTGATAATAATTTTACAGTAAATATAGAAGAAGCTTTAAAAATAAAGCCGGATTTATTTATTCAATGGGATAATCAAGAAAAAAATATTAAACAATTAACAGAAGCTGGCATACCAACTATTGCTTTAAAATATGGAACTCAAAAAGATTTGGAAAATGGAATTAAGCTAATTGGACAAGTTTTAAAAAAGGAAGATAGAGCAAATAAATTAATAGAATATCATAATGAAAATTTAAAGTACTTTGAATCTAAACAAGAATTATTTAAGAATAAGAAAAAGCCTAAAGTATTATATTTAAGAGATGAACAATTAAAAGTTGCTGGAAATAAATCATATAATAATTTTATGATTGATAAAACTGGTGGTATAAATGTTGCTAAAGATGTACCAGGGCAATGGGTTAATGTAAACATGGAACAAATAATAAAGTGGAATCCAGAAATAATATATGTAAGTAATTTTTCAGATATACAACCAGATGATTTAATAAATAACAAAATAAAGGGACAAGATTGGAGCCAAATTGATGCAGTAAAAAATAAAAAGGTATATAAAACACCTATTGGTATGTATAGATGGGATGCTCCATGTGCAGAAAGTCATCTTATGTTTAAATGGATGGGAAATATTCAGCAACCTGATATATTCAATGATTATAAAATAGAGAATGAAATAAGAAAATTTTATAAGGACTTTTTAAATTATGATCTATCAAAAGAGGAAATGAAAAATATATTAAATAAAAAATAG
- a CDS encoding nitrogenase component 1, whose protein sequence is MKELFQYIPPPSSDYSGIISILFQLKDCLNILVTPKGCIKTILEIDILDEFKNDNLFYTSLTQNDVISGFDEDLIYSIESIFKKYPKKYINIINTPVPTIIGSNLNGIGKVLEKKLKVPVTVFNSTGFENYSLGISEALLRIGKRFISFNYKKILNSVNIIGYSPLIVGNISTLNSIRKLIENCGVEVISIWCNETNIEKLKEASCASLNIVISAEGIQLAEYMKNKFNIPYILDMPIGISRTNKFLGILESKLKLKPNKLIYKKNYLDKKVLIIGTPLESLYIKYCLNEDFGIKEIKIVSLISSSRKEKRLYDQDVFSDINFVYSEYELLEYIKNLDISVLIADPLYHSFVDNKVTFIPHTNVALSGKEFINVEDNYIAEKGFEYFYKYLMIN, encoded by the coding sequence ATGAAGGAATTATTTCAATATATACCTCCTCCCTCTAGTGATTATTCAGGAATAATATCTATTTTATTTCAATTAAAAGATTGCTTAAATATATTAGTAACTCCTAAGGGGTGTATTAAAACCATATTAGAAATAGATATTCTAGATGAATTTAAAAATGATAATTTATTTTATACAAGTTTAACTCAAAATGATGTAATATCGGGGTTTGATGAAGATCTTATCTATAGTATAGAAAGTATTTTTAAAAAATATCCTAAAAAATATATAAATATTATAAATACTCCTGTACCAACTATTATAGGTAGTAATTTAAATGGAATAGGTAAGGTGTTGGAAAAAAAGTTAAAAGTACCTGTAACGGTGTTTAATAGTACAGGCTTTGAAAATTATTCACTTGGTATAAGTGAAGCATTATTGAGAATTGGTAAAAGGTTTATATCTTTTAATTATAAAAAAATATTAAATTCTGTAAATATAATAGGATATTCTCCTTTGATTGTTGGTAATATATCAACTTTAAATAGTATTAGAAAACTTATTGAAAATTGTGGTGTTGAAGTAATATCAATATGGTGTAATGAAACTAATATAGAAAAATTAAAAGAAGCTTCCTGCGCTAGTTTGAATATTGTTATTTCTGCAGAAGGAATTCAATTAGCAGAGTATATGAAAAATAAGTTTAATATTCCATACATATTAGATATGCCTATAGGTATTAGTAGAACCAACAAGTTTTTAGGAATATTAGAAAGTAAATTGAAGTTAAAGCCTAATAAACTTATATACAAAAAGAATTATTTAGATAAGAAGGTATTAATAATAGGGACACCACTAGAAAGTTTATACATAAAATATTGTTTAAACGAAGATTTTGGCATAAAAGAAATAAAAATAGTTTCTCTAATATCTTCAAGTAGAAAAGAAAAAAGATTATATGATCAAGATGTTTTTTCAGATATTAATTTTGTATACAGTGAATATGAGTTATTAGAATATATAAAAAATCTTGATATTAGTGTGTTAATAGCAGATCCTTTATATCATAGTTTTGTTGATAATAAGGTTACATTTATACCACACACTAATGTAGCATTAAGTGGTAAAGAATTTATAAATGTTGAAGATAATTATATTGCTGAAAAAGGATTTGAATATTTTTACAAATATCTTATGATTAATTAA
- a CDS encoding AAA family ATPase, translating into MTKKCLKIALYGKGGIGKSTIASNLSAAFATLGMKVLHIGCDPKGDSTRNLMGYKIPTLIEIMREKEENLCENDFLFQGYKNVNCIEAGGPEPGMGCAGRGIMAVIEELNDFKIFDKQWDVIIYDVLGDVVCGGFSTPIRENLIDAVYIVTSSEFMSLYAANNIMKSINTFSSMDGALLGGIIHNCRSSNSINNNIIERFGRYCDTLILDTIPYSKDIVLSELMAKTVVENLPNSPSTYTFIQLAKKIKENTNYHIPITLDDNLLEKFSDFILNEIAK; encoded by the coding sequence GTGACTAAAAAGTGTTTAAAGATAGCTTTGTATGGGAAAGGAGGCATTGGAAAATCTACTATAGCGTCCAATCTTTCAGCAGCTTTTGCTACATTAGGAATGAAAGTTTTACATATAGGATGTGATCCTAAAGGAGATTCCACAAGGAATCTTATGGGATATAAGATTCCAACATTAATAGAAATTATGAGGGAAAAGGAAGAAAACTTATGTGAAAATGATTTCCTATTTCAAGGGTATAAAAATGTAAATTGTATTGAAGCTGGTGGACCAGAACCAGGTATGGGATGTGCTGGAAGAGGGATAATGGCTGTAATAGAAGAATTAAATGATTTTAAAATATTTGATAAACAATGGGATGTAATAATTTATGATGTATTAGGTGATGTGGTTTGTGGTGGATTTTCAACCCCCATAAGAGAAAATCTTATTGATGCTGTTTATATAGTAACTTCTTCTGAATTTATGTCTTTATATGCAGCAAATAATATAATGAAAAGTATTAATACTTTTTCATCTATGGATGGAGCCTTACTTGGGGGTATTATACATAACTGTAGAAGTTCAAATTCTATTAATAACAATATAATAGAAAGGTTTGGTAGATATTGTGATACATTAATTTTAGATACTATTCCATATTCAAAAGACATAGTTTTGTCTGAACTTATGGCAAAAACGGTTGTGGAAAATTTACCTAATTCACCTTCAACTTATACTTTTATACAGTTAGCTAAAAAAATAAAGGAAAATACCAATTATCATATACCAATTACTTTAGATGATAATCTTTTAGAGAAATTTAGTGATTTTATACTAAATGAAATTGCAAAATAG
- a CDS encoding ATP-binding cassette domain-containing protein, giving the protein MIKIKELETKKIKDLEKKYPFILSFFENNKLDVKEYEESTFEEYLNHFTEEEIEEWAIDIEKIKVDLEVYINQMIMFLGLEKDKVDSITIIAGKDKHGNKENFDKLTICKSEIVSIVGPTGSGKSRLLADIEWAANRDTPTNRVILVNDELPNKSLRFSTSNKLVAQLSQNMNFVMDLTVKEFLQLHAKSRMIDNEEEIIQKIIEAANELAGEKFCLDSPITGLSGGQSRALMIADTAILSTSPIVLIDEIENAGIDRKRALNLLVNEEKIVLMATHDPTLALMADKRIVIKNGGIYKVIETDHEEKSILKELEKMDKIINDMRAKLRKGEKVTVNRKRRNKNG; this is encoded by the coding sequence ATGATTAAAATAAAGGAATTGGAAACAAAAAAAATAAAAGATTTAGAGAAGAAATATCCTTTTATATTGTCTTTCTTTGAAAATAATAAATTAGATGTAAAAGAATATGAAGAATCTACATTTGAAGAGTATTTAAATCATTTTACAGAAGAGGAAATTGAGGAGTGGGCAATAGATATAGAAAAGATTAAAGTGGATTTAGAAGTTTATATAAATCAAATGATTATGTTTTTAGGATTAGAAAAGGATAAAGTGGATTCTATAACCATAATAGCGGGAAAAGATAAGCATGGGAATAAAGAGAATTTTGATAAATTAACCATTTGTAAAAGTGAAATAGTATCTATAGTAGGACCAACGGGCTCAGGTAAAAGTAGATTATTGGCTGATATAGAATGGGCTGCTAATAGAGATACACCTACTAATAGAGTAATTTTAGTTAATGATGAACTACCGAATAAAAGTCTTAGATTTTCTACAAGCAATAAATTGGTGGCTCAATTATCACAAAATATGAACTTTGTCATGGATTTAACTGTAAAGGAATTTTTACAGTTGCATGCAAAAAGTAGAATGATTGATAATGAAGAAGAAATTATACAAAAGATAATAGAAGCTGCAAATGAATTAGCAGGTGAAAAGTTTTGCCTAGATAGTCCTATAACAGGATTAAGTGGAGGACAATCAAGGGCATTAATGATAGCGGATACTGCAATATTAAGCACTTCTCCTATTGTATTAATTGATGAAATAGAAAATGCAGGCATAGATAGAAAAAGAGCTTTAAATCTTCTTGTTAATGAAGAGAAAATAGTTTTAATGGCCACCCACGATCCAACCTTAGCACTTATGGCTGATAAAAGGATTGTCATAAAAAATGGAGGAATTTATAAGGTAATTGAAACAGATCATGAAGAAAAAAGCATATTAAAAGAATTAGAAAAAATGGATAAGATTATTAATGACATGAGGGCAAAGCTTAGAAAAGGTGAAAAGGTAACTGTTAATCGGAAGAGGAGAAATAAAAACGGTTAA
- a CDS encoding GTP-binding protein — MNLVTVSGPPSSGKTSVILKTIEAIKNRGLTVGVVKFDCLYTDDDILYKKADVPVKKGLSASLCPDHYFASNIEEVVTWGVKENLDLLITESAGLCNRCSPYLKGIKAICVIDNLSGINTPKKIGPMLKTADIIVITKGDIVSQAEREVFASRVQSVNPQAVIIFVNGLTGQGAFELSTLVYDENLSIETVNGRELKFPMPSALCSYCLGETRIGEEYQMGNVRKMNIGDNND, encoded by the coding sequence ATGAATTTAGTAACTGTATCAGGTCCTCCTTCTTCAGGAAAAACTTCTGTAATATTAAAAACTATAGAGGCTATTAAAAATAGAGGGTTAACTGTAGGAGTAGTTAAATTTGACTGCTTGTATACAGATGATGATATTTTATATAAAAAAGCAGATGTTCCAGTTAAAAAGGGATTATCAGCATCGTTATGTCCAGATCATTATTTTGCAAGTAATATAGAAGAAGTTGTAACCTGGGGAGTAAAGGAAAATTTAGACTTACTTATAACAGAAAGTGCAGGATTGTGTAATAGATGTTCTCCATATTTAAAAGGCATTAAGGCAATATGTGTAATAGATAATTTAAGTGGTATAAACACACCTAAAAAAATAGGGCCTATGCTAAAAACTGCAGATATTATTGTAATAACAAAAGGAGATATTGTTTCTCAAGCGGAAAGAGAAGTTTTTGCCTCAAGAGTGCAATCAGTAAATCCTCAAGCGGTAATTATTTTTGTTAATGGATTGACAGGACAAGGAGCATTTGAACTTAGCACCCTTGTGTATGATGAAAATTTAAGTATTGAAACAGTAAATGGACGAGAATTAAAGTTTCCAATGCCTTCTGCACTATGCTCATATTGTTTAGGAGAAACAAGGATAGGAGAAGAATATCAAATGGGAAATGTGCGAAAGATGAATATAGGTGATAACAATGATTAA
- a CDS encoding ABC transporter substrate-binding protein, with translation MNKKYFDIKDTLYDVTEKYSEAIELLISLGFDNIKDENLRKSFGKSISLEDALKLKKINVESFTNELIYRIENNEKKLSDKKHNVKIAGVLPCPVRVPLTEAFENWLSNKDFTFNVDYELKTASMGIDWLMEDFKKQNKEVLPDLFISAGFDLFFDKKLFGKYKSENIFEDITDFKQYNEDFHNEYIKLEDPNKQYSMIGVVPAVFLVNTEELNGRKMPTSWEDILKEEFKNSVSLPIGDFDLFNAILLNIYKNYGEEGLKSLGKSLKKSMHPSEMVKSHIKKYDKPAVTIMPYFFTKMIKQEGPMVAVWPKDGAIISPIFMLSKKEKKEELKPLVDFFASKEVGEILAHNGKFPSVNPNVDNMIAKDNKYMWIGWDYIKENDISSLIKKCEDIFNSSVKGDESL, from the coding sequence ATGAATAAAAAATATTTTGATATAAAAGATACATTATATGATGTTACAGAAAAATATAGTGAGGCCATAGAATTATTAATATCCTTAGGATTTGATAATATAAAAGATGAAAATTTGAGGAAAAGTTTTGGAAAATCTATTTCATTAGAAGATGCCCTAAAGCTTAAAAAAATAAATGTAGAATCCTTTACTAATGAACTTATATATAGAATTGAAAATAATGAAAAGAAATTATCAGATAAAAAACACAATGTAAAAATTGCTGGGGTACTGCCTTGTCCAGTTAGAGTGCCTTTAACAGAAGCCTTTGAAAACTGGCTTTCTAATAAAGATTTTACTTTTAATGTGGATTATGAGTTAAAGACAGCCTCCATGGGAATTGATTGGTTGATGGAGGATTTTAAAAAACAAAATAAAGAAGTATTGCCAGATTTATTTATATCTGCAGGTTTTGATTTATTTTTTGATAAAAAATTATTTGGTAAATATAAATCAGAGAATATTTTTGAAGACATAACAGATTTTAAACAATACAATGAAGACTTTCATAATGAATATATAAAATTAGAAGATCCTAATAAACAATATTCAATGATAGGCGTTGTACCTGCTGTGTTTTTAGTAAATACAGAAGAGTTAAATGGAAGAAAAATGCCAACAAGTTGGGAAGATATATTAAAAGAAGAGTTTAAAAACAGTGTAAGTTTACCTATAGGGGATTTTGATTTATTTAATGCTATTTTATTGAATATTTACAAAAATTATGGAGAAGAAGGGCTAAAAAGCTTAGGAAAGAGTTTGAAAAAGAGTATGCATCCATCAGAAATGGTGAAGTCTCATATAAAAAAATATGATAAACCAGCTGTTACAATTATGCCATATTTCTTTACAAAAATGATAAAACAAGAAGGTCCTATGGTTGCGGTATGGCCTAAAGATGGAGCCATTATAAGTCCTATATTTATGTTAAGTAAAAAAGAGAAAAAAGAAGAATTAAAACCACTTGTAGACTTTTTTGCTTCAAAGGAAGTGGGAGAGATATTAGCTCATAATGGTAAATTTCCAAGTGTAAATCCAAATGTAGATAATATGATTGCAAAAGACAATAAATATATGTGGATTGGTTGGGATTATATAAAGGAAAATGATATAAGTAGTTTAATAAAAAAATGTGAAGATATATTTAATAGTTCTGTAAAAGGAGATGAGAGTTTATGA
- a CDS encoding DUF7010 family protein, with product MKKLIAMWIYPTIPEKMLMVIAIIFGAHLLPYGWLYKSKSYIVFSILIPILSLIVGVNFEPYILSMMMVVIEVLFSISLIVENKNFVKQNFY from the coding sequence TTGAAAAAATTAATTGCTATGTGGATATATCCAACTATACCTGAAAAAATGCTAATGGTAATAGCAATAATTTTTGGAGCACACTTGTTGCCCTATGGTTGGCTTTATAAATCCAAGTCTTATATAGTGTTCTCTATTTTAATACCAATTTTATCTCTTATAGTTGGGGTAAACTTCGAGCCTTACATACTTTCAATGATGATGGTAGTAATAGAAGTTTTGTTTAGTATTAGCTTGATAGTTGAGAATAAAAATTTTGTGAAGCAAAATTTTTATTAA